In Pseudanabaena yagii GIHE-NHR1, the following proteins share a genomic window:
- a CDS encoding phage tail protein produces the protein MAKGEVLACSKYSFELGKYPDLVIKSVSGISSTLQTAGDSKSYGVTKGAKSVIQATVTGVTNSKVTVEFVCTVGDDRLIKWYSASHTEPLGGGGSETKGVRDTATITLYNQGGEAAAVWELKGVMPASYKSIKLEAGAEGLATETIEFVYESLHRTK, from the coding sequence ATGGCAAAAGGTGAAGTTTTAGCTTGCTCTAAGTACAGTTTTGAGTTGGGTAAGTACCCAGACTTAGTGATCAAAAGCGTAAGTGGCATTAGTTCTACTTTGCAAACTGCTGGTGATTCTAAGTCCTATGGAGTCACCAAAGGGGCAAAATCAGTAATTCAAGCAACTGTAACGGGTGTAACTAATAGCAAAGTTACCGTTGAGTTTGTCTGTACAGTGGGGGACGATCGCCTCATCAAGTGGTACAGTGCATCTCACACTGAGCCTCTCGGTGGCGGTGGTTCAGAAACTAAAGGGGTAAGGGATACAGCAACAATTACTCTATACAATCAAGGTGGTGAAGCGGCAGCAGTTTGGGAACTGAAAGGAGTTATGCCTGCAAGTTACAAATCCATTAAACTAGAGGCAGGTGCAGAAGGTTTAGCCACAGAAACAATTGAATTTGTGTATGAGTCTTTACACCGCACCAAATAA
- a CDS encoding alpha/beta hydrolase, with product MHRLFTRLGLWLGAIALIIGLLLYQVFYPHTIITKTINLHHDRDRALVGRLYLPNQTAPYPMMILWHGVSSSKEMVEPLALELARHGIAALTFDSGGFGESYPRTFSAEENLQDAKLVFSYVKQHPELFDQAKLGMGGHSMGAATAIAFATETSDAAKIKVTLDLGMSADL from the coding sequence ATGCATAGATTATTTACAAGACTGGGGCTGTGGTTAGGTGCGATCGCTTTAATCATCGGATTATTGCTCTATCAAGTTTTTTATCCCCATACGATCATAACGAAAACCATTAATCTTCACCACGATCGCGATCGTGCTCTTGTCGGTAGACTTTATTTGCCCAATCAAACAGCACCCTATCCGATGATGATTCTCTGGCATGGAGTTAGCTCTTCTAAGGAGATGGTGGAACCACTTGCTTTGGAGTTAGCTCGTCATGGAATTGCAGCTTTAACCTTTGATTCTGGAGGATTTGGCGAGTCCTATCCAAGAACTTTTAGTGCAGAAGAAAATCTTCAGGATGCGAAATTGGTATTTTCTTATGTGAAGCAACATCCTGAACTCTTTGATCAAGCAAAACTCGGCATGGGCGGACATTCTATGGGAGCGGCAACTGCGATCGCCTTTGCCACAGAAACCTCAGATGCTGCTAAAATTAAAGTTACTCTCGATCTGGGAATGAGTGCAGATTTATAA
- a CDS encoding tyrosine-type recombinase/integrase → MPEPILILYNQPQPKAIATNVRQSRVDEFLDSRSLQPKSRKAYQADLQIFMDWCDLPWADVSRRKVTQFKTFLLKERGLALSSLNRVLCTLKSFYRWMLLSEYITADPTIGIQQERLPEPDSQDLEDEEVVRIYEAINLSKVVLRDRALFSVLLHGLRAEEVCRLNIEDYCNGELVIKEAKWDSKGEVPLTKLGIQDLDAYLDWRKEKEDELLPESPLFVSYSNRSQGKRLTYWGIRHVMDDLAEKTGIALHSHRGRHTFATNLIVKYELDPSLAMELTRHRDIRSFKRYTNRKNKLAAKRAFLRAAEKLQ, encoded by the coding sequence ATGCCTGAACCAATTCTTATTCTTTATAACCAGCCGCAACCTAAAGCGATCGCTACCAATGTACGTCAATCACGGGTAGATGAATTTTTGGATTCGAGATCTCTGCAACCCAAAAGTCGCAAAGCATATCAAGCGGATTTACAGATTTTTATGGATTGGTGCGATCTCCCTTGGGCTGATGTCAGTCGTCGCAAAGTAACGCAGTTTAAAACCTTTTTACTAAAGGAACGCGGATTAGCTCTCAGTTCCCTCAATCGGGTGCTGTGTACACTCAAGTCCTTTTATCGCTGGATGTTGCTATCAGAATATATCACCGCCGATCCTACTATTGGTATTCAACAGGAACGCTTGCCTGAGCCTGATTCTCAAGACTTGGAAGATGAGGAGGTCGTGCGAATTTATGAAGCGATTAATTTAAGTAAAGTTGTCTTACGCGATCGCGCATTGTTTTCCGTTCTTTTGCATGGGTTGAGAGCCGAAGAGGTCTGCCGCTTGAATATTGAGGACTATTGCAATGGAGAATTAGTAATTAAAGAGGCAAAATGGGATAGCAAAGGAGAAGTACCCCTCACTAAGCTGGGGATACAGGATTTAGATGCCTATTTAGATTGGCGTAAAGAAAAAGAAGATGAGTTATTACCCGAAAGTCCTTTATTTGTTTCCTATTCCAATCGTAGTCAGGGTAAGCGCTTGACCTATTGGGGCATTCGTCATGTGATGGATGACTTAGCTGAGAAGACAGGTATTGCGCTCCATTCCCATCGAGGAAGACATACCTTTGCTACAAATTTAATCGTGAAATATGAGTTAGATCCCTCCTTAGCAATGGAATTAACCCGCCATCGCGATATTCGCAGTTTTAAACGCTATACCAATCGCAAAAATAAATTGGCTGCCAAACGTGCTTTCCTAAGAGCAGCCGAAAAATTGCAGTAA
- a CDS encoding phage tail protein: MADLIPIPTSRYYVEFDGLTDKLIKSVSEVTFTGQTAGHEKPLASTKGGKTLWQSTSSGFEENPNVTVEVYVTEGDMDFYNWMLNTMPKSEGGQGKWSSNRKNGSIVAYDSEDTEVIRWNLINCWIKSYKVSDFNSESKDLAVETYEIIAEQINRIK; the protein is encoded by the coding sequence ATGGCTGATCTTATACCAATTCCTACTAGTCGATACTATGTAGAATTTGATGGATTGACGGACAAGTTAATTAAAAGTGTTTCTGAAGTAACTTTTACAGGACAGACCGCAGGGCATGAAAAACCTCTTGCTTCCACCAAAGGTGGTAAGACCCTCTGGCAGAGTACTTCGTCAGGATTTGAAGAGAACCCTAACGTGACCGTTGAAGTATATGTTACTGAAGGGGACATGGATTTTTACAATTGGATGTTGAACACTATGCCTAAGAGTGAAGGTGGTCAAGGGAAATGGTCTTCCAATCGTAAAAATGGCTCAATTGTTGCCTACGACAGCGAAGACACCGAAGTAATTCGTTGGAATCTCATCAACTGTTGGATCAAATCCTACAAAGTGAGCGATTTTAACTCTGAAAGCAAGGACTTGGCAGTTGAAACCTACGAAATTATTGCTGAGCAGATCAACCGTATCAAGTAG
- a CDS encoding phage tail protein, producing MAGTDASAQDQQVEFLASSRFYVEITLQGSLEKIDGYFMECSGLSRSQEVIEIVEVTPQVWGKNSSSKGRVVRTKLPGNVKSDNIILKQGLTISMTMWKWLKAVEDGNWTQQLRDGDITVYDQSAIEKARFRFNGAWPVRYKISDFKADSGEFAVAEVELSVNDFLRIS from the coding sequence ATGGCAGGAACAGATGCTAGCGCTCAAGATCAACAGGTCGAATTTTTAGCTAGTTCTAGGTTTTATGTGGAAATTACTTTACAGGGTAGTCTCGAAAAAATTGATGGCTACTTTATGGAATGTAGTGGTTTATCCCGTAGCCAAGAAGTGATCGAGATTGTAGAAGTGACACCCCAAGTATGGGGAAAGAACTCCTCCAGTAAGGGACGTGTTGTCCGCACTAAACTTCCTGGTAATGTCAAGAGCGATAATATTATTCTCAAGCAAGGGTTAACTATTTCCATGACCATGTGGAAATGGCTCAAGGCAGTTGAAGATGGGAATTGGACGCAACAGCTTCGAGATGGTGATATCACTGTTTACGATCAGTCGGCAATCGAGAAAGCCAGATTTCGATTTAATGGGGCTTGGCCAGTGCGCTATAAAATTTCTGACTTTAAAGCAGATAGTGGTGAGTTTGCAGTGGCTGAGGTAGAGTTAAGCGTGAACGACTTTTTAAGGATTAGTTAA